The sequence CCGTGAAGTGATCGTGGGGCCAATCCTCTCTGGAATGCATCTGCGCCTACATGGGAGGTACGGCCCTCATCCGGTGCTGGTACGGTCGGGCCATGACCCCAGAGCAACCGCCTCAGGCAGACGCCGGCCACGGAACGATTCTGGTGATGGGTGCCACTGGCACGGTGGGCGGAGAGATCGCCCGGCAGCTGAGCCGTTCGGGCGTGCAGTTCCGGGTGGGCGTGCGGCGCCCGGAGACGTTTCCTGAGCTGGCCGGTGCTGCGCCGGTGCGCTTCGATGCTGCCGATCCGTCCAGCTATGGGGCGCTGGACGGGGTGGACCGGCTCTTTCTGCTGTGGCCCCCCGGCACCGACGTGCGGCGGGACGTGCTGCCGGTGATTGATCAGGCCGCTGCCCGCGGCGTCCGGCAGGTGGTGTTCCTGTCCATCCTGGGGGCGGAACGGATCCGGGTGGTCCCGCACCGCCGGGTGGAGGAGCATCTGGAACGGTCGGGGCTGGACTGGGTGTTCCTGCGGGCCAGCTACTTCATGCAGAACCTCAGTGGGGTCCACCGCGACGACATCCGCCTGCGCCGCGAGATCTTCCTGCCGGCCGGCGGGGGCCGCACCAGCTTTGTGGACGTGCGCGACGTGGCGGCCGTGGCCGTGCGTGCCCTGCTGACCGGCGAGGGCCAGGCCGCCCATAACCTCACGGGCGGCGAGGCCCTCAGGTATGACGAGGTGGCGAGCATCTTCAGTGTCACGCTCGGGCAGCGGGTGGAGTACACCAACCCCTCGCCGTGGCATTTCGTGCAGCAGAGCCGGGCGCGCGGTGTGGCCACCCCCTTCGCGCTGTTCATGCTGGCCGAGTACACCGTGGCCAGGCTGGGGCTGGCCGGCGAGGTCACCGGTGAGGTGCAGACCCTGCTGGGCCGCCCGCCGATCCGGCTGAGGCAGTTCGCGGAGGACTTCCGGGAAGCGTGGCTGTAACGCCCCGGCCGGGTCAGCTGCGGGCCCGACCCACCACCGCGAATAGCGGATCACCGCGGCGCTGTCCATTCACCGTGGGGCTGCGGTCCAGCGCCACGATGTCGGTCCAGTTTCCCGCCGCTTCCAGATACTGCTGCACCAGCGCCAGATGGCCAGCGTCGTCCAGCCGGTGCCACACTTCCACCGCCTTGGTAGGGAAGCAGCGGTTGGAGAAGCTGATCACCACCGGCCCTCCCGGCATCAGCACCCGGCCCAGGTCGCGCAGCACCGTGACCGGGTCGGTGAGGTAATC comes from Deinococcus sonorensis KR-87 and encodes:
- a CDS encoding NAD(P)H-binding protein, with translation MTPEQPPQADAGHGTILVMGATGTVGGEIARQLSRSGVQFRVGVRRPETFPELAGAAPVRFDAADPSSYGALDGVDRLFLLWPPGTDVRRDVLPVIDQAAARGVRQVVFLSILGAERIRVVPHRRVEEHLERSGLDWVFLRASYFMQNLSGVHRDDIRLRREIFLPAGGGRTSFVDVRDVAAVAVRALLTGEGQAAHNLTGGEALRYDEVASIFSVTLGQRVEYTNPSPWHFVQQSRARGVATPFALFMLAEYTVARLGLAGEVTGEVQTLLGRPPIRLRQFAEDFREAWL